A genomic stretch from Azospirillum brasilense includes:
- a CDS encoding M10 family metallopeptidase, with product MLAGYKWGEGSKPGEGVSLSYSFGVAGLSAYRDGYLTPDPGSVWTLSGTARAAIRQALNTWTAVANITCTEVADNALSCGDLRFGGSNAPATAYTVLPVADIPEAGDVWFGPLFADPSLSWASGSYTYQTIVHEIGHAFGLKHLHEEYGAFPIAPTGIDSQLYSTMSYRSYPGAPPGMGYWQDRFPTTPMVDDIAAIQYLYGANMSTNAGDTVYSWQPGQAIFETIWDGGGNDTISWANQTTDARIDLRPGSYSDLGPAWRAGFYMESRTLGIAYDCWIENAIGGSGNDILIGNERDNALYGGAGDDTLIGGAGNNLLDGGDGVDTAVFEGAPTSYTIRHSGAGEVTVDGPQGTNTLRSIEHLSFGDMTLALSRDATPGTVASTFFGVANSASGRQVLQEASTYSGPVQTLQWQLIGSDDGEAIVGGNGNDFINSRGGMDAIDGGAGDDVLDGGTGSNFLTGGAGHDTFFLDARSGEPVWSTVTDLEAGEIVTVWGWQPGQSVITWAEMGGAGGFTGATAHIDLNGDGQTDASLTLSGKSVGSLTAMPGTVNGTDYLAVWLNG from the coding sequence TTGCTCGCTGGATACAAATGGGGCGAAGGGAGCAAGCCGGGGGAAGGGGTTTCCCTAAGTTACTCTTTCGGTGTCGCCGGCCTGTCGGCCTATCGGGATGGCTATCTGACGCCGGATCCGGGAAGCGTCTGGACCCTGTCCGGCACGGCACGGGCGGCGATCCGCCAAGCGCTTAACACCTGGACAGCGGTCGCAAACATCACCTGCACCGAGGTCGCCGACAATGCCCTGTCCTGCGGCGACCTCCGTTTCGGAGGCAGCAACGCCCCGGCAACTGCTTACACGGTCCTACCGGTGGCGGACATTCCGGAAGCGGGCGACGTGTGGTTCGGCCCCCTCTTCGCCGACCCGTCCCTGTCCTGGGCGTCCGGTTCCTACACTTACCAAACCATCGTCCACGAGATCGGGCACGCCTTCGGACTGAAACACCTGCATGAGGAGTACGGGGCCTTCCCGATCGCCCCCACCGGCATCGACAGTCAGCTTTACAGCACGATGAGCTACCGGTCCTACCCCGGAGCGCCTCCGGGGATGGGCTACTGGCAGGACCGCTTCCCAACCACCCCCATGGTCGATGACATCGCGGCCATCCAGTATCTGTATGGCGCCAACATGTCCACCAACGCGGGGGACACCGTCTATTCCTGGCAACCCGGCCAGGCGATCTTCGAAACCATCTGGGACGGCGGCGGCAACGATACCATAAGCTGGGCCAACCAGACCACCGACGCCCGGATCGACCTGCGCCCCGGCTCCTACAGCGACCTGGGACCGGCTTGGCGGGCCGGTTTCTACATGGAATCCCGGACGCTGGGCATCGCCTACGACTGCTGGATCGAGAACGCCATCGGCGGCTCGGGGAACGACATCCTGATCGGCAACGAACGGGACAACGCCCTGTACGGCGGGGCCGGCGACGACACGCTGATCGGTGGGGCCGGCAACAACCTGCTGGACGGCGGCGACGGGGTCGACACGGCGGTGTTCGAAGGGGCACCCACGTCCTACACCATCCGCCACAGCGGAGCGGGCGAGGTGACGGTGGACGGCCCGCAGGGCACGAACACGCTGCGCAGCATCGAGCATCTGTCCTTCGGCGACATGACGCTGGCGCTGAGCCGGGACGCCACCCCCGGCACGGTGGCCAGCACCTTCTTCGGGGTGGCCAACAGCGCGTCGGGACGGCAGGTCCTCCAGGAAGCCTCGACCTACTCCGGGCCGGTCCAGACCCTGCAATGGCAGTTGATCGGCAGCGACGACGGCGAGGCGATCGTCGGCGGAAACGGGAACGACTTCATCAACAGCCGGGGCGGCATGGACGCCATCGACGGCGGGGCCGGCGACGACGTGCTGGACGGCGGCACGGGGTCCAACTTCCTGACCGGCGGCGCCGGCCACGACACCTTCTTCCTGGACGCGCGCTCGGGCGAGCCGGTCTGGTCCACCGTGACTGACCTGGAGGCGGGGGAGATCGTCACCGTCTGGGGCTGGCAGCCGGGGCAGTCGGTCATCACCTGGGCGGAGATGGGCGGGGCCGGCGGCTTCACGGGCGCCACGGCCCACATCGATCTCAACGGCGACGGCCAGACGGACGCCAGCCTGACGCTGAGCGGCAAGTCCGTGGGGTCTCTGACAGCGATGCCCGGCACGGTGAACGGGACCGACTATCTGGCGGTCTGGCTGAACGGCTGA
- a CDS encoding glycosyltransferase family 4 protein codes for MSNAAIYFHPDGYETARADLKGRHVAGESFLVGFFRHSGLDGFACHADGPQQARLFADLAARHAPGRAVSLYPTGEPSRLAHVGCLFLPGPGIDQFAWRRRSRDQRGYSLCGITHTTSESPQTLGALATAPIQPWDAVICTSWAARASVEAVLEPYAEYLRDRLGAAGIPMPHLPVIPLGVDTDAFRFGPADRDAERTALGIGEEDVAVLFMGRLSFHAKAHPIAMYLALEEAARRTGKRFHLIQAGWFGNDAIGAAFTQGAKRYCPSVNAIFLDGRKPKVRTRIWAAADLFTSLVDNVQETFGISPVEAMAAGLPCVVTDWNGYRETVRDGVDGFRVPTILPPPGAGPDFADRYAAGLDTYDFYIGRVSQVSAVDVAAAADAYTRLAADPALRRRMGEAGRARAIAAFDWRAIIPQYLDVWRQLAEIRNHAAERAPRRPDRDGNPLRPDPLRMFASYPTRHLTPSTRLARAGSLTRAGMAEALAALHADPLNSTARGGTVSPATDLLMALESLDAPGRTVAQLLALVPEERRLLLLRSLVHLMKYGFVQEAAPAEKAMS; via the coding sequence GTGTCCAACGCCGCCATCTATTTCCACCCCGACGGCTATGAAACCGCGAGGGCGGACCTGAAGGGCCGCCATGTGGCGGGCGAATCCTTTCTCGTCGGTTTCTTCCGGCACTCCGGGCTGGACGGCTTCGCCTGCCACGCCGACGGGCCGCAGCAGGCGCGCCTGTTCGCCGACCTTGCCGCCCGCCACGCTCCGGGCCGGGCGGTGTCGCTCTACCCGACCGGCGAACCGTCGCGGCTGGCCCATGTGGGCTGCCTGTTCCTGCCGGGACCGGGCATCGACCAGTTCGCTTGGCGCCGCCGGTCCCGCGACCAGCGGGGCTACAGCCTGTGCGGCATCACCCACACGACCTCGGAATCGCCGCAGACCCTGGGGGCCCTGGCCACCGCGCCGATCCAGCCGTGGGACGCGGTGATCTGCACCTCCTGGGCGGCCCGCGCCTCGGTGGAGGCGGTTCTGGAACCCTACGCGGAGTATCTGCGCGACCGGCTGGGCGCCGCCGGGATTCCGATGCCCCATCTGCCGGTGATCCCGCTTGGCGTGGACACGGACGCCTTCCGCTTCGGCCCGGCGGACCGCGACGCGGAACGCACGGCGTTGGGCATCGGCGAGGAGGACGTCGCGGTGCTGTTCATGGGACGCCTCAGCTTCCACGCCAAGGCGCACCCGATCGCCATGTATCTGGCGCTGGAAGAAGCGGCCCGGCGGACCGGCAAACGCTTCCACCTGATCCAGGCCGGCTGGTTCGGCAACGACGCCATCGGCGCCGCCTTCACCCAGGGGGCGAAGCGCTATTGCCCCAGCGTCAACGCCATCTTCCTGGACGGCCGCAAGCCGAAGGTGCGGACCCGGATCTGGGCCGCCGCCGACCTGTTCACCTCGCTGGTGGACAATGTGCAGGAAACCTTCGGGATCTCCCCGGTGGAGGCGATGGCGGCAGGACTGCCCTGCGTCGTCACCGACTGGAACGGCTACCGTGAAACGGTGCGCGACGGGGTGGACGGATTCCGGGTTCCCACCATCCTGCCGCCGCCGGGCGCCGGCCCCGATTTCGCCGACCGCTACGCGGCCGGGCTGGACACCTACGACTTCTACATCGGGCGCGTCTCGCAGGTGAGCGCCGTCGACGTGGCCGCGGCGGCGGACGCCTACACACGGCTGGCCGCGGACCCCGCGCTGCGGCGGCGGATGGGCGAGGCCGGCCGGGCCCGCGCCATCGCCGCCTTCGATTGGCGGGCGATCATCCCGCAGTATCTCGACGTCTGGCGCCAGCTGGCGGAAATCCGCAACCATGCCGCGGAGCGCGCCCCGCGGCGCCCCGACCGCGACGGCAACCCGCTGCGCCCGGACCCCCTGCGCATGTTCGCGTCCTACCCGACGCGCCACCTGACCCCGTCGACCCGGCTGGCGCGGGCCGGCAGCCTGACCCGCGCGGGAATGGCTGAGGCCCTGGCGGCGCTGCACGCCGATCCGCTGAACTCGACAGCGCGCGGCGGTACCGTGTCGCCGGCCACCGACCTGCTGATGGCTCTGGAATCCCTGGACGCCCCCGGCCGCACGGTTGCCCAACTCCTGGCGCTCGTCCCCGAGGAACGCCGTCTGCTGCTGCTGCGCAGCCTCGTCCATCTGATGAAGTACGGCTTCGTGCAGGAGGCCGCCCCGGCAGAAAAGGCGATGTCCTAA
- the rfbC gene encoding dTDP-4-dehydrorhamnose 3,5-epimerase, producing MQVTSTSLPDVRLVVPKRFGDARGYFVETWNEQAFALNGLERRWVQDNQSLSATPGTVRGMHYQLAPFAQTKLIRVLAGRILDVVVDIRRGSPTFGRHVAVELTADGLEQLFIPAGFAHGFCTLEPNTAVAYKVDAPYSRECERAILWNDPALGIDWPAMAGASVSDKDAVAPRLAKATDLFDSQPS from the coding sequence ATGCAGGTAACGTCAACGTCATTGCCCGATGTCCGCTTGGTCGTGCCGAAGCGCTTCGGCGATGCACGAGGGTATTTCGTCGAGACCTGGAACGAGCAGGCCTTCGCCCTGAACGGGCTGGAACGGCGCTGGGTCCAGGACAATCAGTCATTGTCGGCCACGCCCGGCACGGTCCGCGGCATGCATTACCAGCTCGCCCCCTTTGCCCAGACCAAGCTGATCCGCGTCCTGGCCGGGCGCATCCTGGATGTGGTGGTGGACATCCGCCGCGGCTCGCCGACCTTCGGACGGCATGTCGCGGTGGAACTGACCGCCGACGGGCTGGAGCAGCTGTTCATCCCCGCCGGCTTCGCGCATGGCTTCTGCACGCTGGAGCCGAACACGGCCGTCGCCTACAAGGTGGACGCGCCCTATTCGCGGGAGTGCGAGCGGGCCATCCTGTGGAACGACCCGGCGCTCGGCATCGATTGGCCGGCGATGGCCGGCGCGTCGGTTTCGGATAAGGACG